In Pseudobacter ginsenosidimutans, the following are encoded in one genomic region:
- a CDS encoding LTA synthase family protein, with the protein MATVESLPAQEKIENATTGKWTIALRRFASLSLSTFIVLFVLRMLEWIWNGVSHQFPQEGFIFFLNIIVNDFVFFCKMSLVLLVVFALFCFVSLRVATIVYRVLAVLAILGYLMLIQYFNSTLVPLGADLYGYSWNEIKLTVGASGKLNVWTALLLIIFVAGIVFGLLWMGKKIRPGRVSSFVICLLIVSTSFLAYASAFTPHIFSVEYDNNLSRNKLDYFLSASVGHFFPEEQETDIYADSYIGDYGENTGEDLLASFNYIDEKEYPFLHADSTEDVLSPFLSKSATPPNIVILLVEGLGRAFTNEGAYLGNWTPFVDSLSQHSLYWENCLSGGGRTFAVLPTVLGSLPFGKNGFNELGNDMPQQLSLMSLLKKNGYHTGFYYCGDASFDNMNIFLKHQQVDKIKDKNTFPAGYAQLPSQNGFTWGYGDKELFRYYYADQQKEPVGGPKLQVLLTVATHSPFLINEQDKYNQRVDQRMDDLKLTDQQKAERKQYRAQFASILYADDALQQFFEKSKQLPDYNNTIFLITGDHRMPEIPMITKIDRYHVPLILYSPMLQRSARFQSLNTHFDIGPSLLAYLKNTYALKGPSMQSWMGSGLDTARSFRNIHSIPLMQTKTDLIDYVMGNYHINGTDVFRLSNTLNEDRVTETPIIESIKGAFDKFRQKNQQFIQGAPLIPDTLFKNWKP; encoded by the coding sequence ATGGCAACAGTTGAATCGTTACCAGCTCAGGAAAAAATAGAAAACGCTACAACAGGAAAATGGACAATAGCGCTGCGTCGCTTTGCGTCTTTGTCGCTGAGCACGTTTATCGTGTTGTTTGTATTGAGGATGCTGGAGTGGATCTGGAATGGCGTTAGTCACCAGTTCCCGCAGGAAGGATTTATCTTTTTTCTCAATATCATTGTGAATGATTTCGTGTTCTTCTGCAAGATGAGTTTGGTGTTGCTGGTTGTATTTGCACTGTTCTGTTTTGTATCTCTCCGAGTTGCTACTATTGTTTATCGGGTGCTGGCGGTGCTGGCCATTCTCGGCTATCTCATGCTGATCCAGTATTTCAACAGCACGCTGGTGCCGCTCGGCGCAGACCTGTACGGGTACAGCTGGAATGAGATCAAACTCACGGTAGGAGCTTCAGGAAAACTCAACGTGTGGACGGCGCTGCTGCTGATCATATTTGTAGCAGGCATCGTGTTCGGCTTATTATGGATGGGTAAAAAGATAAGGCCCGGGCGGGTTTCATCTTTCGTTATTTGTTTGTTGATCGTCTCTACTTCTTTCCTGGCCTATGCTTCAGCCTTCACGCCACATATTTTTTCTGTTGAGTACGATAATAATTTATCGAGGAATAAACTGGATTATTTCCTCTCGGCATCCGTGGGTCATTTCTTCCCGGAAGAACAGGAAACGGATATCTATGCGGATTCATATATCGGGGATTACGGAGAGAATACCGGAGAGGATCTGCTGGCATCATTCAATTATATCGATGAAAAGGAATATCCTTTTCTGCATGCAGACAGTACGGAAGATGTGTTATCGCCATTCTTATCAAAATCCGCTACGCCTCCGAATATCGTGATCCTCCTGGTAGAAGGACTGGGACGCGCTTTCACCAACGAAGGCGCTTACCTCGGTAACTGGACGCCGTTTGTTGATTCATTATCGCAGCACAGCCTGTATTGGGAGAATTGTTTGAGTGGCGGCGGAAGAACCTTTGCTGTATTGCCAACGGTGCTCGGCTCGCTGCCATTCGGGAAAAATGGATTCAATGAACTGGGGAATGATATGCCGCAGCAATTATCACTGATGAGTTTGCTGAAGAAGAATGGCTATCATACTGGGTTCTATTATTGCGGCGACGCCAGTTTCGATAACATGAATATCTTCCTGAAACACCAGCAGGTGGATAAGATAAAAGACAAGAATACTTTCCCTGCCGGTTATGCGCAGTTACCCTCCCAGAACGGTTTCACCTGGGGATATGGAGATAAAGAACTGTTCCGTTATTATTATGCCGATCAGCAAAAAGAACCTGTTGGCGGGCCTAAGCTGCAAGTATTGCTGACAGTGGCTACACACAGTCCATTCCTGATCAATGAGCAAGATAAGTACAACCAACGCGTAGACCAGCGCATGGACGATCTGAAACTGACCGATCAACAGAAAGCAGAAAGAAAACAATATCGCGCGCAATTCGCGTCCATCCTGTATGCAGACGATGCTCTGCAGCAGTTTTTCGAAAAATCAAAACAGTTACCGGACTATAACAATACCATCTTCCTCATCACGGGCGACCACCGCATGCCGGAGATCCCGATGATCACCAAGATAGACAGGTACCATGTTCCGCTGATCCTGTACTCTCCCATGCTGCAGCGCAGTGCCAGGTTTCAATCACTCAATACACATTTTGATATCGGCCCGAGCCTGCTGGCTTATCTCAAAAACACTTACGCGCTCAAAGGCCCATCTATGCAAAGCTGGATGGGTAGTGGTCTGGATACGGCGCGCAGCTTCCGTAATATCCACTCTATTCCATTAATGCAAACCAAAACGGATCTGATAGATTACGTGATGGGGAATTATCATATAAATGGAACTGATGTCTTCCGACTCAGCAATACGCTCAACGAAGATCGCGTAACAGAAACGCCAATAATAGAAAGTATAAAAGGCGCATTCGACAAATTCCGCCAGAAGAACCAGCAATTCATTCAGGGAGCGCCACTGATCCCGGATACATTATTCAAAAACTGGAAGCCGTAA
- a CDS encoding HEAT repeat domain-containing protein, producing the protein MLFARFIRPEQLFYLGILCLIAAGVTILYCFYYSSRRNKFRNQKARIKQLVDPYISQSILESMDTEETNLRLPGFDELQQKCKDSYNRKVIINELVLARKNLSGQAAQTIQQLYTSLQLQLDSEQKLHSYKWHKKAKGIQELSLMGQRQYWKSIYRLTDHSNEHVRMEAQAGIVRLLGFASLRFLNSATYQISEWQQINLLYLLESLPVAEFQGIERWLHSGNKSVVIFALKLIGSFRRYEQHDLVIKCLQRIEPEIRQQAIKTLANIYREDTAAFIIEQYPVETWHNKLEALKTLGKIGAEDVAPFLVGETNHPDPAIRMEAARSLLQCTAAASQVLQQKAITDHSWNTILAQLENEMRA; encoded by the coding sequence TTGCTATTTGCCCGGTTCATCCGGCCCGAACAGCTATTCTATCTGGGCATACTCTGCCTGATAGCTGCCGGCGTCACCATACTGTACTGTTTCTACTACAGCTCCAGGAGGAATAAATTCCGCAATCAGAAAGCGCGTATCAAACAACTGGTGGATCCTTATATCAGCCAGAGCATTCTCGAATCCATGGATACGGAAGAGACCAACCTCCGCCTGCCGGGCTTCGATGAACTGCAGCAAAAATGTAAAGACTCATACAACCGGAAAGTGATCATCAATGAGCTGGTGCTCGCGCGCAAGAATCTCTCCGGACAAGCCGCGCAAACCATCCAACAACTCTACACTTCCCTGCAACTGCAACTGGATTCGGAACAAAAACTCCACAGCTACAAATGGCATAAAAAAGCCAAAGGCATCCAGGAACTATCGCTCATGGGTCAACGACAATACTGGAAAAGCATTTACCGCCTTACCGACCATTCCAATGAACATGTGCGCATGGAAGCTCAGGCCGGCATCGTTAGACTGCTGGGCTTCGCCAGTCTTCGTTTCCTCAACTCCGCCACCTACCAGATCTCCGAATGGCAGCAGATCAACCTACTCTACCTGCTGGAGTCCCTGCCAGTCGCGGAGTTCCAGGGAATAGAAAGATGGCTGCATTCAGGGAATAAGTCGGTAGTTATCTTTGCGCTCAAGCTGATCGGCAGTTTCAGGAGATATGAACAACATGATCTCGTGATCAAATGTCTCCAACGCATTGAACCGGAAATAAGACAACAGGCCATCAAAACCCTGGCGAATATCTACCGGGAAGACACAGCCGCTTTCATCATCGAACAATACCCCGTCGAAACCTGGCATAACAAGCTCGAAGCATTGAAAACACTCGGAAAGATCGGTGCGGAAGATGTAGCGCCCTTTCTCGTGGGCGAGACCAATCACCCTGACCCCGCCATCCGCATGGAAGCGGCCCGTTCCTTACTGCAATGCACAGCGGCCGCCAGCCAGGTACTGCAACAGAAAGCCATTACAGACCATTCCTGGAACACTATTCTTGCACAACTTGAAAATGAAATGCGCGCATGA
- a CDS encoding response regulator transcription factor, producing the protein MKILVAEDEPIMLKTIELRLKKDGYDVIAVSDGREALKQIRENTPDLLITDIMMPYSSGLELVGAVKQELSSPIPVIILSAMGQEDVVVKAFKLGADDFLNKPFSPNELSLRVKRLFGKTM; encoded by the coding sequence ATGAAGATTTTAGTTGCAGAAGACGAACCCATTATGCTGAAGACGATCGAGCTTCGACTGAAAAAGGATGGTTACGACGTAATAGCAGTATCCGACGGCAGGGAAGCCCTGAAACAGATCAGGGAAAATACACCGGACCTGCTGATCACAGATATCATGATGCCCTATTCATCAGGACTGGAACTGGTGGGCGCCGTGAAACAGGAATTATCGAGTCCCATTCCCGTGATCATCCTCTCCGCCATGGGGCAGGAAGACGTTGTTGTGAAAGCATTCAAGCTGGGCGCCGATGATTTCCTGAACAAACCTTTCAGTCCAAACGAACTGAGCTTACGCGTAAAACGTCTTTTTGGAAAGACGATGTAA
- a CDS encoding glycosyltransferase family 2 protein, whose protein sequence is MSWQQVIFDILTYGILGYSVVLIFFYLFIGVYSIGETRKYLHKNSFTDYSLLAVSSETPGISIIAPAYNESATIVENVRSLLSVYYPNLELLVVNDGSKDNCLQLLIDAYQLEQVPIFIHEQIATKPVRGVYKSRNPVFSKLVVIDKVNGGKADALNVGINLATKPYVVCIDVDCILEENALLKMIKPFLESTNKRVIASGGVVRIANSCEIESGRLVKVHLPKQFLPRVQTLEYIRAFLLGRMAWSRLNGLLLISGAFGAFDREIVIKAGGYNHNTVGEDMELVVRMRRYMEEQKIPYKVTYIPDPLCWTEAPASFKILGRQRNRWTRGTIETLGFHKKIFFNPRYGLLGMLSYPYWFFFEFLAPLIEAFGMLVFLVFASLGLVDWNFFFALLFFIAAFGFTYSVFAIFMEVITYNQYKKRSEVLSLFLTALIEPFFFHPFVVWSAIKGNIDLARKKNAWGEMTRQGFAGANANKVNPIPPKHGNS, encoded by the coding sequence ATGAGTTGGCAACAAGTCATATTCGATATACTTACCTACGGCATCCTCGGTTATTCCGTGGTGCTGATCTTTTTCTATTTGTTCATCGGTGTGTATAGCATCGGCGAAACCAGGAAATACCTGCACAAGAATAGTTTTACAGATTATTCTCTGCTGGCGGTATCATCGGAAACACCGGGTATTTCTATCATCGCACCGGCTTACAATGAAAGCGCCACCATTGTTGAGAATGTGCGCTCTTTGTTAAGCGTGTATTATCCCAACCTGGAATTGCTGGTAGTGAACGATGGCAGCAAGGATAATTGTTTGCAACTACTCATCGACGCTTACCAGCTGGAACAGGTGCCCATCTTCATTCACGAACAGATCGCCACCAAACCTGTTCGCGGTGTATACAAGAGCAGGAACCCGGTGTTCAGCAAACTGGTAGTGATCGATAAAGTGAACGGAGGTAAGGCCGATGCCCTGAATGTAGGCATCAACCTGGCCACCAAGCCTTATGTGGTTTGTATCGATGTGGATTGCATCCTGGAAGAAAATGCATTACTGAAAATGATCAAGCCCTTCCTGGAATCTACCAACAAAAGAGTGATCGCTTCGGGCGGTGTTGTGCGCATCGCGAATTCCTGCGAGATCGAAAGCGGACGCCTGGTGAAAGTGCATCTCCCGAAACAATTCTTACCACGCGTGCAAACGCTGGAGTATATCCGCGCATTTTTGTTAGGCCGTATGGCCTGGAGCAGGCTGAACGGGCTGCTCCTGATCTCCGGCGCCTTCGGCGCCTTTGACCGCGAGATCGTGATCAAGGCCGGAGGCTACAATCACAATACAGTCGGGGAAGATATGGAACTGGTAGTGCGCATGCGCCGATACATGGAAGAACAAAAGATCCCTTACAAAGTCACTTATATCCCCGATCCGCTTTGCTGGACCGAAGCACCGGCATCCTTCAAGATCCTTGGCCGGCAACGCAACCGCTGGACACGCGGCACCATCGAAACACTTGGCTTCCATAAAAAGATCTTCTTCAACCCCCGATACGGACTGCTCGGCATGCTCAGCTATCCTTACTGGTTCTTCTTTGAATTCCTCGCGCCGCTGATTGAAGCATTCGGGATGCTCGTGTTCCTGGTGTTTGCTTCGCTCGGACTGGTAGACTGGAATTTTTTCTTCGCATTGCTCTTTTTCATTGCGGCATTCGGCTTCACGTATTCTGTGTTCGCGATCTTCATGGAAGTAATCACCTACAATCAATACAAAAAACGATCAGAGGTATTGAGCCTCTTCCTCACGGCATTGATAGAGCCTTTCTTCTTCCATCCTTTCGTGGTATGGTCGGCCATCAAAGGCAATATCGACCTGGCAAGGAAAAAGAACGCCTGGGGCGAAATGACCCGACAAGGTTTCGCAGGAGCCAATGCCAATAAAGTAAATCCAATTCCACCCAAACATGGCAACAGTTGA